From Sediminibacterium sp. TEGAF015, a single genomic window includes:
- a CDS encoding NAD kinase codes for MKVAIYSRGLDIEQENPLLILLEELSRHDIEILLFNTLFEQFNIPQQLCNKIQQFSGYEDLDESIDCVISLGGDGTMLDTITLIREKNIPVLGINFGRLGFLASISREELSTAVDALVNHTYLIDKRTMVHLDSNVPLFQDAPFALNEFTIHKKDTSPMIKIHTYMNGEFLNTYWADGLIVSTPTGSTGYNLSCNGPILFPDSSSLVITPICPHNLNVRSIVIPDNNIISFEVEGRADEFIVAMDARRELVPKTVQLAVRKESFNISLIRLNENTFLSTLRTKLTWGLDKRN; via the coding sequence ATGAAAGTTGCCATTTATAGTCGTGGCTTAGATATAGAACAAGAAAATCCATTATTGATTTTATTGGAGGAATTGAGTCGCCACGATATCGAAATATTACTTTTTAATACTTTATTTGAGCAGTTTAATATTCCTCAACAGCTTTGTAATAAAATTCAACAGTTTTCCGGATACGAAGACCTGGATGAGTCTATTGATTGTGTAATCAGCTTGGGCGGAGATGGAACCATGCTAGATACTATTACGCTAATCAGAGAAAAAAATATTCCGGTTTTAGGGATTAATTTCGGAAGGCTTGGTTTTCTTGCAAGCATCAGCAGAGAAGAATTATCTACTGCAGTGGATGCATTGGTAAACCACACTTATTTGATTGATAAGAGAACGATGGTTCATTTGGATTCAAATGTTCCCTTGTTTCAGGATGCACCTTTTGCATTAAATGAATTTACCATTCACAAGAAGGATACTTCTCCCATGATCAAAATTCATACGTATATGAATGGGGAGTTTCTGAATACCTATTGGGCAGATGGTTTAATTGTGTCTACTCCAACAGGATCTACTGGGTATAATTTAAGTTGCAACGGACCTATTTTATTTCCCGACTCATCTAGTTTGGTGATCACCCCAATTTGTCCGCATAATTTGAATGTACGCTCAATAGTAATTCCGGATAATAATATCATTTCATTTGAAGTAGAAGGAAGGGCCGATGAGTTTATAGTTGCTATGGACGCAAGAAGAGAGTTGGTACCTAAAACAGTTCAATTGGCAGTTCGAAAAGAGTCATTTAACATTAGTTTAATACGATTAAACGAAAATACTTTTCTCTCCACGCTGCGAACTAAGCTTACTTGGGGTCTTGATAAAAGAAATTAA
- a CDS encoding GatB/YqeY domain-containing protein, with protein MSLEIQVMSVMKDAMKAKDEALLRGLRAIKAEIIKAKTEPGANGQINEEQEQKLLQKLVKQRRDSLEIYQQQNRADLAQKELEEIAVIEKFLPKQLTQEELEAAIAAIITETGATAISDLGKVMGVASKQLAGKAEGKTIAATVKALLSK; from the coding sequence ATGAGTCTGGAAATACAAGTGATGAGCGTTATGAAAGACGCCATGAAAGCAAAAGATGAAGCTTTGTTAAGAGGGCTGAGAGCTATCAAAGCCGAAATTATTAAAGCCAAGACTGAACCAGGTGCCAACGGCCAGATCAATGAAGAGCAGGAGCAAAAATTATTGCAGAAGCTGGTAAAGCAAAGAAGGGATTCGTTGGAAATTTATCAGCAGCAAAACCGTGCAGACCTTGCCCAGAAAGAACTGGAGGAAATTGCAGTAATTGAAAAATTCCTTCCCAAGCAGTTAACTCAGGAAGAGTTGGAAGCAGCTATTGCTGCAATAATAACTGAAACTGGCGCTACGGCTATTTCCGATTTAGGTAAGGTAATGGGTGTGGCTTCCAAACAACTGGCAGGAAAAGCAGAGGGTAAAACAATTGCCGCTACTGTTAAAGCGTTATTGAGTAAATAA
- a CDS encoding CvpA family protein: MFLDIVVLALLILAIVKGFKQGLVLAALSFIAIFIGLAAALKCSTLVAGWIGSTVNVGAYWLPFLAFILIMAGVFLGVRILSTMIEQVLELSMLGWVNKMGGIFIYALLYITVFSVLIFYAEKMELLSQTAIQSSQTYPYIHLWGPFAVDGIGSAIPFFKDLFSDLTDFFEAINKNKG, encoded by the coding sequence ATGTTTTTAGATATAGTAGTGCTGGCATTACTGATTCTTGCAATCGTAAAAGGATTTAAACAAGGATTGGTTTTGGCAGCACTTTCTTTTATTGCCATTTTTATTGGCCTGGCGGCTGCTTTAAAATGCAGTACGCTGGTTGCAGGATGGATAGGCAGTACGGTTAATGTGGGTGCCTATTGGTTGCCCTTTCTGGCTTTTATCCTGATTATGGCTGGGGTATTTTTGGGGGTGAGGATTTTGAGTACCATGATTGAGCAAGTGCTCGAACTGTCTATGCTGGGTTGGGTTAATAAAATGGGGGGTATATTCATCTACGCTCTGCTCTATATTACCGTATTTAGTGTATTGATTTTTTATGCCGAAAAGATGGAATTGTTAAGCCAGACGGCTATTCAGTCGTCTCAAACCTACCCTTATATACATTTATGGGGTCCCTTTGCTGTAGATGGAATAGGTTCGGCCATACCTTTTTTCAAAGATTTATTCTCCGATTTGACTGATTTTTTTGAAGCAATAAATAAGAATAAGGGATGA
- a CDS encoding isoprenyl transferase — protein sequence MVKKEDLLPQINKDRLPKHIAIIMDGNGRWAEEKGQDRLYGHFHGVESVRDIVEGAAELGVGYLTLYAFSTENWDRPQPEVDGLMALLVDTIRKEVPVLNKNNIRLHVIGNTDLLPEFAKTALQEALQMTENNTGLNLIMALSYSSRWELVNAVKNIGLDVAKGIIDPKEITAETLQHYLATSNFPDPELMIRTSGEYRISNFLLYQLAYAELYFTNTRWPDFRKENLYEAILDFQSRERRFGKTGHQVQAETSIA from the coding sequence ATGGTTAAAAAGGAAGACCTTTTGCCGCAAATAAACAAAGACCGTTTACCTAAGCATATTGCCATCATTATGGATGGGAATGGTCGTTGGGCGGAAGAAAAAGGACAGGACCGATTATATGGTCATTTTCATGGGGTAGAGAGCGTTAGAGATATAGTGGAAGGAGCTGCAGAGTTAGGTGTAGGCTATCTTACCCTTTATGCATTCAGTACAGAAAACTGGGACAGACCTCAGCCGGAAGTGGATGGATTAATGGCATTATTGGTAGACACCATTCGTAAAGAAGTTCCGGTCCTCAACAAAAACAATATTCGTTTGCATGTGATTGGCAATACAGACTTACTGCCTGAATTTGCCAAAACTGCCTTGCAGGAAGCATTGCAAATGACAGAAAACAATACTGGCCTGAATTTGATTATGGCATTGAGTTACAGCAGTCGCTGGGAACTGGTGAATGCCGTAAAAAATATTGGGCTGGATGTTGCAAAGGGAATTATTGATCCAAAAGAAATTACCGCCGAAACTTTGCAGCATTACCTGGCAACCAGTAACTTTCCAGACCCTGAACTGATGATCAGAACCAGTGGTGAATATAGAATTAGTAACTTTTTATTGTATCAGCTGGCATACGCCGAACTGTATTTTACCAATACACGCTGGCCAGATTTCAGAAAAGAGAATCTATACGAAGCCATTCTTGATTTTCAATCTAGGGAGAGGAGATTTGGTAAAACTGGCCATCAGGTGCAAGCCGAGACCAGTATTGCCTAG
- a CDS encoding OmpH/Skp family outer membrane protein: MKKFLFVCVAIAAITLFSNSASAQVKIGYFDEQAALSLFPGIAKIDTLLNSYRLDSLQEEYKYTLADFQRRDSIFKKDSATMPAKARELATRELLQARYKLVNWTEYSQQMEQAKYEELVDPYRQKLYAAVQEVVAEQKYTLVLKAETISPYVRPNLLDNITIRAAQKLKLPLPKEIEDAWKAASGSSTTTPAKPAAKPAGKG, translated from the coding sequence ATGAAAAAATTTCTCTTTGTGTGTGTGGCTATCGCTGCGATTACACTTTTCTCTAACAGCGCCAGCGCTCAGGTTAAAATTGGATACTTTGATGAGCAAGCTGCTCTTTCCCTATTTCCTGGTATTGCTAAAATTGACACGCTTTTAAATAGCTATAGATTAGATTCTTTACAAGAAGAATACAAATACACTTTGGCTGATTTTCAGCGCAGAGACAGCATCTTCAAGAAAGATTCTGCTACCATGCCTGCCAAAGCAAGAGAATTAGCAACCAGAGAATTGTTACAAGCCCGTTACAAATTGGTTAACTGGACTGAATATTCTCAGCAAATGGAGCAAGCGAAATACGAAGAATTAGTAGATCCATACAGACAAAAATTGTATGCTGCCGTTCAGGAAGTAGTTGCTGAGCAGAAGTATACTTTGGTTTTAAAAGCTGAAACTATTTCTCCTTATGTAAGACCAAACTTATTGGACAATATTACTATTCGTGCTGCCCAGAAATTAAAGCTTCCTTTACCTAAGGAAATTGAAGATGCATGGAAAGCCGCTTCAGGTAGCAGTACAACTACTCCAGCTAAGCCAGCTGCGAAACCTGCAGGAAAAGGATAG
- a CDS encoding alpha/beta fold hydrolase, with amino-acid sequence MNYELKEIDKYKFIEEGEGETLLLLHGLFGAMSNFADLIEHFRKSYRVVVPILPLFDLDIFHTSVGGLEKFVHKFIETRGYDNIHLLGNSLGGHVALVHVLKHPEKIKTLTLTGSSGLFENGMGDSYPKRGDYEYIRKKTELTFYDPTMATKELVDEVFEITNSRVKVIKIIALAKSAIRNNLGEELNQIKQPTCLIWGNNDTITPPFVGKEFNKLIPNSELHFIDKCGHAPMMEVPAEFNVILEGFLGKHKG; translated from the coding sequence ATGAATTACGAGTTAAAAGAAATTGATAAGTATAAGTTTATAGAGGAAGGAGAAGGCGAGACTCTGCTACTCTTGCACGGACTGTTTGGTGCTATGAGTAATTTTGCTGATTTAATTGAACATTTTAGAAAAAGCTACCGTGTAGTAGTTCCTATTTTACCTCTATTCGATTTAGATATTTTTCATACCAGCGTTGGTGGCTTAGAAAAATTCGTTCACAAATTCATTGAAACCCGGGGCTATGACAATATTCATTTGTTAGGAAATTCTTTAGGCGGACACGTAGCGCTGGTGCACGTATTAAAACATCCTGAAAAAATTAAAACACTCACTTTAACAGGAAGCAGCGGACTTTTCGAAAACGGAATGGGGGATAGCTATCCTAAAAGAGGAGACTACGAATACATCAGAAAGAAAACTGAACTGACTTTTTATGATCCTACAATGGCAACCAAAGAACTGGTTGATGAAGTGTTTGAAATTACCAATAGCAGGGTTAAAGTGATTAAAATTATTGCATTGGCAAAAAGTGCCATACGAAATAATTTAGGGGAAGAGTTAAACCAAATAAAACAGCCCACTTGCTTAATCTGGGGTAATAATGATACCATAACCCCTCCATTCGTAGGGAAAGAGTTTAACAAATTGATTCCCAACAGTGAATTACACTTTATTGATAAATGTGGACACGCACCAATGATGGAAGTGCCTGCTGAATTCAACGTAATCCTAGAAGGCTTTTTAGGTAAACACAAAGGATAA
- a CDS encoding DUF6089 family protein yields MFKKLLIILSFFSASFSAKAQLMESFLHSGEIGIGVGMGHYFGDLNPEIRFNRPKTAFGLFYRKQLNNYISVRLSGEYALLGYSDRYSNNDIQRARNLSFNSNVWEVGISGDFNFFRFQPGFEGYNFTPYIGLGIGAFSYDPYAYLGGQKFFLRLLGTEGQGSSLYLDRQYYNPVAISIPFTFGAKYALNARTNVFAELIYRFTNTDFLDDVSGQTYAPDAFSPLPDGSPSPAFLLQDRSYETGASIGTKGRQRGNSLKSDAFATIKVGISFNLHNYRCPTY; encoded by the coding sequence ATGTTCAAAAAGCTTTTAATAATTCTCAGTTTTTTTTCGGCCAGTTTTTCGGCGAAGGCCCAGTTGATGGAAAGCTTTTTGCATTCGGGTGAAATTGGTATTGGCGTTGGTATGGGGCATTACTTTGGTGATTTGAATCCTGAAATACGCTTCAATCGTCCCAAAACAGCTTTTGGGCTTTTCTACAGAAAGCAATTAAATAATTATATCAGTGTTCGTTTATCAGGCGAATACGCTTTGTTGGGATATTCTGACAGATATAGTAATAACGATATTCAAAGAGCAAGGAATCTGAGCTTTAATTCCAATGTGTGGGAAGTGGGTATATCCGGAGATTTTAATTTTTTCCGTTTTCAACCTGGTTTCGAAGGGTATAATTTTACCCCTTATATTGGATTGGGAATTGGTGCATTTTCCTATGATCCCTATGCCTATCTTGGGGGACAAAAGTTTTTTTTACGATTATTGGGAACAGAAGGTCAGGGTTCTTCCCTTTACTTAGACCGCCAATATTATAATCCGGTGGCAATAAGTATTCCTTTCACTTTTGGAGCTAAATATGCCTTAAACGCCCGGACCAATGTATTTGCCGAATTAATTTACCGCTTCACCAATACCGACTTTTTAGACGATGTAAGTGGTCAAACCTATGCTCCTGACGCATTTTCACCTCTTCCCGACGGTTCTCCAAGCCCTGCTTTTCTATTGCAAGACAGAAGCTATGAAACTGGTGCATCCATTGGAACAAAGGGCAGACAAAGGGGTAATAGCCTGAAATCAGACGCTTTTGCGACCATCAAAGTGGGTATTTCCTTCAATCTTCATAACTACCGCTGCCCTACTTATTAG
- a CDS encoding CBS domain-containing protein — protein sequence MVVSQIVNTSFPSLNISDKPSFALQLMDDYDVLHLPVLSEEKFVGVVAKEDMLDAIDADMHLSNPEILKKISIEPEENLLGALHQIANHELSILPVVNAQMELLGVIPTKDFLKSMSTFLGNDEKGAVIVLETEKRNFSFGELSRLVETNDAYITQLNTYTEAGTGLVVITIKINKIEVSDIVATFQRYDYVVRHFYGEEEYANELKENYQHLLSYLNM from the coding sequence ATGGTTGTATCGCAAATAGTAAATACCAGTTTCCCCTCGCTGAATATTTCGGACAAGCCATCTTTTGCTTTGCAGCTAATGGATGACTATGATGTTCTTCATTTGCCCGTTTTAAGTGAAGAAAAATTTGTTGGTGTAGTAGCGAAAGAAGACATGTTAGATGCTATAGATGCTGACATGCATCTGTCTAATCCTGAAATTCTCAAAAAGATTTCGATAGAACCCGAAGAAAATTTATTGGGGGCTTTGCATCAGATTGCTAATCATGAACTTTCCATTTTACCTGTTGTAAACGCACAGATGGAATTGTTGGGTGTTATACCCACCAAAGATTTTCTAAAGTCGATGTCCACTTTTTTAGGTAATGATGAAAAGGGTGCAGTCATTGTGCTGGAAACAGAAAAACGAAACTTTTCCTTTGGTGAGTTAAGTCGACTGGTAGAAACCAATGATGCCTATATTACTCAATTAAATACATATACAGAAGCAGGAACAGGGTTGGTAGTCATTACCATTAAAATCAATAAGATTGAAGTATCTGATATAGTAGCTACATTCCAACGCTACGATTATGTGGTCAGACATTTTTATGGTGAGGAAGAATATGCCAATGAGCTGAAAGAAAATTACCAGCACTTGCTGTCGTATCTGAATATGTAG
- a CDS encoding OmpH/Skp family outer membrane protein, producing the protein MKKILVAFTTLVLLTTAVSAQQRYAIIDTKYILSKIPEYRDADKKLQLVGEQWQKEIDEKQAILDKMYKNYEAEQVMLTDELKKKREDELFVKEKEIRDLQKKRFGYEGDLFKERQKLVKPIQDKVYNAIQKIAVARVYDFILDKSEGITVIFADPKLDKSDEVLRELGIKN; encoded by the coding sequence ATGAAAAAAATTCTAGTCGCTTTCACAACCCTTGTATTGCTTACCACTGCGGTTAGCGCTCAGCAACGCTATGCCATTATTGACACCAAGTATATTCTGAGCAAAATACCAGAATACAGAGATGCAGATAAAAAGCTTCAACTAGTAGGAGAGCAATGGCAAAAAGAAATTGATGAAAAACAAGCCATCCTCGACAAAATGTATAAAAACTACGAGGCTGAACAGGTGATGTTAACGGATGAATTAAAGAAAAAGCGGGAAGATGAGCTTTTTGTTAAAGAGAAAGAGATTCGTGACCTGCAGAAAAAGCGCTTTGGATACGAAGGTGATTTGTTCAAGGAACGTCAAAAATTAGTTAAACCTATACAGGATAAAGTATACAATGCCATCCAAAAAATAGCGGTAGCAAGGGTTTATGATTTTATCTTGGATAAAAGTGAAGGAATTACCGTTATATTTGCCGACCCCAAACTGGATAAATCCGATGAGGTTTTACGAGAGTTGGGCATTAAAAACTAG
- a CDS encoding BamA/OMP85 family outer membrane protein translates to MHKVFKLSLFALVVLFFTKPAFAQQTSDTTIRSIDADLINLFNQKTPKKYRIAAVKVVGNSFFDENLLISIANLNIGDEVTIPGGDNFSKAITKLWSQNYFSDVEIYITKLEGKEIDIEIAVTERPRLSNFFFKGIPKGQGDELRGKTGLVPNRVVTENMKITASEVIKKFYAEKGYRDTKVKIAERKDTTFANTLALDFFIDKGPKVKINNINFGDITIDDVKLKKQLKGSKERSRLTLYPVMDSGRIVVPKHYTFEQYLQEKGFLTFGKTKRVLDPYVRIKFSSAKFDEKKYLEDKESLLEYYNSLGYRDAVIDKDTVYSVGNGNLNIDLKMNEGRKYYFGNITWRGNTKYSDSILTTILGIKKGDIYNLDVLNKKLGKSSTPDGMDISGLYQDDGYLFFRTEPIETAVYNDTIDFEIRIIEGPQATIKNVRIAGNDRTKEYVIRREIRTIPGEKFSRQLLIRSVRELAQLNYFNQEKITPNPVPNQVDGTVDINYSVEEKSSDQLELSAGWGGLIGLTGTLGVSFNNFSAKNLFKKTAWDPLPMGDGQKLSLRIQSNGRAFRSYNFSFTEPWLGGKKRNALTVSVFNTKFGQTFDPLTGRFDPAIASQRYISTTGATASIAKQLKWPDDYFSLSMGLNYTRYKLSNYAIDPTNLPGFDNGIVNNLNFRIALQRSSIDQPMFPKTGSNFMASLQITPPYSLINSNFNPADNPYKWIEYHKWRFNGEWFVPLGKPHGEDRNKQFVMRFAAKFGFVGRFNEKLQVSPFERFQVGDAGLTNQFALLGFDIVAHRGYPVYDNSNPRVNPDQQRANQYFTIFNKYTMEMRYPLSLNPSSTIFGLAFFEAANGWYSFKDYNPFQLRRSVGVGMRFFLPMFGLLGFDYGIGLDRFNGTNQLRDAARFTFMLGFEPE, encoded by the coding sequence ATGCATAAAGTGTTTAAATTATCGTTGTTCGCTTTAGTTGTTTTATTTTTTACTAAACCAGCATTTGCACAACAAACTTCTGATACAACCATCCGCTCTATTGATGCAGATTTGATTAATCTTTTCAATCAAAAAACGCCCAAAAAATACAGAATTGCAGCGGTTAAGGTGGTGGGCAATAGTTTTTTTGATGAGAATTTGCTGATCTCTATAGCGAATTTGAATATTGGGGATGAAGTGACTATTCCTGGGGGCGATAATTTTTCAAAGGCAATTACCAAGCTCTGGAGCCAGAATTATTTCAGTGATGTTGAAATTTATATTACCAAGTTAGAAGGGAAAGAAATTGATATTGAGATTGCAGTTACGGAACGTCCGAGATTATCCAACTTCTTTTTTAAAGGCATACCCAAAGGACAAGGCGATGAATTAAGAGGGAAAACAGGATTGGTTCCGAATCGTGTGGTTACCGAAAACATGAAGATCACCGCATCGGAAGTTATTAAAAAATTCTATGCTGAAAAGGGTTACAGAGATACCAAAGTAAAAATTGCGGAGAGAAAAGACACCACTTTTGCGAACACGCTTGCCTTGGATTTCTTCATTGATAAGGGTCCCAAAGTAAAGATCAACAATATCAATTTTGGAGATATTACCATCGATGATGTTAAGCTTAAAAAACAACTGAAGGGATCAAAAGAAAGATCCAGGCTTACCTTGTATCCTGTTATGGACAGTGGTAGAATTGTGGTTCCTAAACATTACACGTTTGAACAATACTTACAAGAAAAAGGCTTTTTAACTTTCGGTAAAACGAAAAGAGTATTGGATCCATATGTTCGAATTAAATTTAGTTCTGCCAAGTTTGACGAAAAGAAATATTTAGAAGATAAAGAGTCTTTACTGGAATATTACAATTCATTGGGGTACAGAGATGCGGTTATTGATAAAGACACAGTGTACAGTGTTGGGAATGGTAATCTGAACATTGATCTTAAAATGAATGAAGGTAGAAAGTATTACTTCGGTAATATTACCTGGAGAGGAAATACCAAATACTCCGATTCTATTTTGACTACTATCCTAGGTATTAAGAAAGGAGATATTTATAACCTAGATGTACTGAATAAAAAACTGGGTAAATCTTCTACGCCAGATGGAATGGATATTAGCGGTCTTTATCAAGATGATGGGTACTTATTCTTTAGAACAGAACCCATTGAGACAGCTGTTTACAACGACACCATCGACTTTGAAATTCGTATTATTGAAGGTCCGCAAGCAACCATTAAAAATGTTCGTATTGCAGGAAATGATCGTACCAAAGAGTATGTGATTAGAAGAGAAATCAGAACCATACCCGGTGAAAAATTCAGCCGTCAGTTGTTGATTCGTTCTGTTAGAGAATTGGCGCAGTTGAACTATTTTAACCAGGAAAAGATTACACCGAATCCCGTACCTAACCAGGTAGACGGTACAGTAGACATCAACTATAGTGTAGAAGAAAAATCAAGTGATCAGTTGGAATTGAGTGCAGGATGGGGTGGTTTAATTGGATTGACGGGCACACTGGGTGTATCATTCAATAACTTCTCTGCAAAAAATTTATTTAAGAAAACAGCCTGGGATCCATTGCCAATGGGAGATGGTCAGAAGTTGAGTTTGCGTATTCAAAGTAATGGACGTGCTTTCCGATCTTACAATTTCTCCTTTACTGAGCCTTGGTTAGGTGGTAAAAAAAGAAATGCATTAACTGTCAGCGTATTCAATACCAAGTTTGGTCAAACATTTGACCCGCTAACAGGGCGCTTTGATCCTGCCATTGCTAGTCAGCGATATATTTCTACCACAGGTGCTACAGCAAGCATTGCTAAGCAATTGAAGTGGCCTGATGACTATTTCTCTTTGTCGATGGGGTTAAACTATACCCGATATAAGTTAAGCAACTATGCCATTGACCCAACCAATTTACCCGGTTTTGACAATGGTATTGTAAACAACCTAAACTTTAGAATTGCTTTACAGCGTTCTTCTATTGACCAGCCTATGTTCCCTAAAACAGGATCAAACTTTATGGCTAGTCTACAAATTACTCCCCCTTATTCTTTAATCAACAGCAATTTTAATCCGGCTGATAATCCTTATAAGTGGATCGAATACCACAAATGGCGTTTTAACGGAGAATGGTTTGTTCCATTGGGTAAGCCGCATGGGGAAGACCGTAACAAGCAGTTCGTTATGCGTTTTGCAGCGAAGTTTGGCTTTGTAGGAAGATTCAATGAAAAACTACAAGTTTCACCATTTGAGCGTTTCCAGGTAGGGGACGCAGGTTTAACAAACCAGTTTGCCTTATTAGGGTTTGATATTGTGGCCCACAGAGGATACCCTGTTTACGACAATTCTAATCCCCGCGTAAACCCAGATCAGCAAAGAGCAAACCAATACTTTACCATCTTTAATAAATACACGATGGAAATGAGGTATCCTTTAAGCTTAAACCCAAGCAGTACCATTTTTGGATTGGCTTTCTTTGAAGCAGCTAATGGCTGGTATTCATTTAAAGACTACAATCCATTCCAGCTTAGAAGATCTGTGGGCGTGGGTATGCGTTTCTTCTTACCTATGTTTGGATTGCTTGGATTTGATTATGGCATAGGATTGGATAGGTTTAATGGAACCAATCAGTTAAGGGATGCTGCACGCTTTACCTTTATGCTTGGATTCGAACCTGAATAA
- a CDS encoding glycosyltransferase family 4 protein: protein MIIAVNAIFFQDDYLEGYGQYAVSIFNILVQNHPEHEFVFIYDRLHQKEWINGPNVRSVTVGPAARHVPAFLYWYNIRAAWEVRKYKADIWIQPYGFCSLLSGVPQIVVIHDLAFKHVPKSIPWHQRFFYQTFTPLFLKKANRVITVSEFSRQDILQHYPNKAKSLEVVSGAARDSFKPVSWEEKEQVKEAYTDGYEYFLCVGGISPRKNMLNILKAFSLFKKWHKSNMKLVFAGRLAWQYEDFMEKLTTYKYRNDVVLTGFVTDEILARLTASSYAAIYVSHFEGFGLPILEAMQSGVPVITANNSSMPEVGGEAALYAEADQPDTIAAHMQTLYKSEQLREKMVQKGLERAQQYSWEKAADLFWKEILATKAVSS, encoded by the coding sequence ATGATCATTGCAGTTAACGCTATTTTTTTTCAGGATGATTATTTAGAAGGGTATGGACAATATGCTGTATCTATTTTCAACATACTGGTTCAAAATCATCCGGAACATGAGTTTGTATTTATCTACGATAGACTTCATCAAAAAGAATGGATTAACGGACCAAATGTTCGTTCCGTTACGGTAGGCCCTGCAGCCAGACATGTGCCGGCATTTCTTTATTGGTACAATATCCGGGCTGCATGGGAAGTAAGAAAATACAAGGCAGATATATGGATTCAGCCTTATGGATTTTGCAGTTTACTTTCAGGAGTGCCGCAAATAGTAGTGATTCATGATTTGGCTTTCAAGCATGTTCCCAAGTCCATTCCCTGGCACCAAAGATTTTTTTATCAGACTTTTACGCCACTTTTTCTAAAAAAAGCCAATAGAGTCATCACTGTTTCTGAATTTTCAAGGCAAGATATTTTACAGCATTATCCCAATAAAGCAAAGTCGCTTGAAGTAGTGAGTGGAGCTGCCAGAGACAGTTTTAAGCCGGTAAGCTGGGAAGAAAAAGAGCAAGTGAAAGAAGCTTATACGGATGGATACGAGTATTTTTTATGTGTTGGAGGCATTAGTCCACGAAAAAATATGCTGAATATTCTCAAAGCTTTTTCCTTGTTTAAAAAATGGCATAAGAGTAATATGAAGCTTGTATTTGCAGGTAGATTGGCCTGGCAGTACGAAGACTTTATGGAAAAACTTACAACCTATAAATACCGGAACGATGTAGTGTTAACCGGCTTTGTTACCGATGAAATTCTGGCCAGACTTACTGCTTCGTCCTATGCAGCTATTTATGTTTCTCATTTTGAGGGATTTGGACTGCCGATTTTGGAAGCCATGCAATCTGGCGTGCCTGTTATTACTGCCAACAACTCAAGTATGCCCGAAGTAGGCGGCGAAGCTGCTTTATACGCAGAAGCAGATCAGCCTGATACCATTGCAGCACATATGCAGACCCTGTATAAAAGTGAACAGCTTAGGGAAAAAATGGTACAGAAAGGATTGGAGAGGGCTCAGCAGTATAGCTGGGAGAAAGCTGCGGACTTGTTTTGGAAGGAAATACTAGCTACCAAAGCAGTTTCGTCTTAG
- the gldC gene encoding gliding motility protein GldC, translating into MKQSTITVNVSLDENKVPQHIDWSASDSTADLKQEAKAMMLAFWDGADKSAMRIDLWTKDMMVDEMADFYYQTFMGMADAFMRATHQQELVDDMKAHAKTFYKKFRDSQINQNK; encoded by the coding sequence ATGAAACAATCAACGATTACCGTTAATGTGAGTCTGGATGAAAATAAAGTACCTCAGCATATAGATTGGTCTGCCTCGGACAGTACCGCAGATCTAAAGCAGGAAGCTAAAGCAATGATGCTGGCTTTCTGGGATGGAGCAGATAAATCTGCCATGCGCATTGATTTATGGACCAAAGACATGATGGTGGATGAAATGGCCGATTTTTACTATCAGACATTTATGGGAATGGCGGATGCTTTTATGCGAGCAACACATCAACAGGAACTAGTGGACGATATGAAAGCACATGCGAAGACTTTTTATAAGAAGTTTCGTGATTCACAAATCAATCAAAATAAATAA